In Fusobacteriaceae bacterium, one genomic interval encodes:
- a CDS encoding 4Fe-4S binding protein → MERKRVTAMYFSATGTTERIALAIAKKVGEDLGLPVEKFDFTLPNVRAVKKAFGPEDIVIFGAPVIAGRVPNVLLKYLGTLAGNGALCVPLVLYGNRNYDDALIELRDILAQGGFKPVAAAAFIGEHSFSDILGKGRPDGKDLDVACDFAAGVAKKISGADFDEDKLVAVRGETPIRPYYQPRDSKGNPIDIRKVTPKTNGKCVNCKLCAIVCPMGSIKYEYVGELQGICMKCCACVKKCPVGAKYFDDPNFLYHKEELELQYARRAEPETFL, encoded by the coding sequence ATGGAAAGAAAAAGAGTGACGGCGATGTATTTCAGCGCCACCGGCACAACGGAAAGAATTGCCCTTGCCATCGCGAAAAAAGTCGGCGAAGACCTGGGGCTTCCCGTGGAGAAATTTGATTTTACGCTACCCAACGTCCGGGCGGTCAAAAAGGCCTTCGGACCGGAAGATATTGTGATTTTCGGAGCGCCTGTCATCGCGGGGCGGGTCCCCAATGTTCTCTTGAAGTACCTCGGAACCCTTGCGGGAAACGGCGCCCTCTGCGTCCCCCTTGTCCTCTACGGCAACAGGAATTATGACGACGCGCTGATCGAACTCAGGGACATCCTCGCCCAAGGCGGCTTCAAACCCGTAGCCGCCGCAGCCTTTATCGGAGAGCATTCATTTTCGGATATTCTCGGCAAAGGGCGGCCCGACGGGAAAGATCTCGATGTCGCTTGCGATTTTGCGGCCGGAGTGGCGAAAAAGATTTCCGGCGCGGATTTTGACGAGGACAAGCTTGTGGCGGTAAGAGGCGAGACGCCCATCCGGCCCTACTACCAACCGAGGGATTCCAAGGGCAATCCCATCGATATCCGGAAAGTCACGCCCAAAACAAACGGGAAATGCGTCAATTGCAAGCTTTGCGCGATCGTCTGCCCCATGGGCTCCATCAAGTACGAGTATGTGGGAGAACTCCAGGGAATCTGCATGAAATGCTGCGCCTGCGTAAAAAAATGCCCCGTCGGGGCAAAGTATTTTGACGATCCCAATTTTCTCTATCACAAGGAGGAATTGGAGCTGCAGTACGCGAGAAGAGCCGAACCGGAGACATTCCTCTGA
- a CDS encoding pyridoxamine 5'-phosphate oxidase family protein, translating to MKDVHDFLKKVGTYYIATIDGDSPRVRPFGTIHLFEEKLWIQSGKKKDFAKQVAANPKVELSAFDGEQWLRMSATLVEDNRQEAQESMLNEYQSLKRMYTAGDGNCVVYALKDATATFYSFTAEPRVVKF from the coding sequence ATGAAAGACGTGCATGATTTTTTGAAGAAGGTCGGAACCTATTACATCGCCACCATTGACGGCGACAGCCCGAGAGTGCGCCCCTTCGGGACAATCCACCTTTTTGAGGAGAAGCTTTGGATACAGTCAGGGAAGAAAAAGGATTTCGCGAAGCAGGTTGCTGCCAATCCCAAAGTGGAATTGAGCGCCTTTGATGGAGAACAGTGGCTGAGGATGTCCGCGACCCTTGTGGAGGACAATCGTCAGGAAGCGCAGGAGAGTATGCTGAATGAATATCAATCGCTGAAAAGAATGTATACCGCAGGCGACGGCAATTGCGTCGTTTATGCCCTGAAAGACGCGACGGCGACCTTTTACAGTTTTACTGCGGAACCCCGCGTCGTGAAATTCTGA
- a CDS encoding DUF3990 domain-containing protein → MLLYHGSRNIIKQPVFGTGNSHNDYGLGFYCTESIDLAKEWACTEETNGYANKYEIDLSGLTIINLSSDDYNILNWLALLVNNRTFRITSDIATEGKQYLTKVFLPDTSDADIIVGYRANDSYFSFANAFLNNALSFEQLSKAMVLGKLGMQTVLKSKRAFGCLRFKDAISAEKEVYYPSRAKRDLEARQAYRTMQSIARAADSIYLIDILRGGWKNDDARLRRNISE, encoded by the coding sequence ATGCTGCTTTACCATGGTTCGCGAAACATTATCAAACAACCCGTTTTTGGAACGGGTAATTCACACAATGACTATGGACTTGGATTTTATTGTACGGAATCCATTGACCTTGCAAAAGAATGGGCTTGCACTGAAGAGACGAACGGATACGCCAATAAGTATGAAATTGATTTGTCGGGATTGACGATTATAAATCTCTCGTCAGACGACTACAATATTCTCAACTGGCTTGCACTGCTTGTAAACAACCGTACTTTCAGAATTACCAGCGATATCGCCACAGAAGGAAAACAATACCTTACAAAGGTTTTTCTGCCCGACACAAGTGACGCTGACATCATTGTCGGCTACCGCGCCAACGATTCTTATTTTTCTTTCGCCAACGCGTTTCTCAATAATGCGCTGTCGTTCGAACAATTGAGCAAAGCGATGGTTCTGGGGAAGCTGGGCATGCAGACGGTCTTGAAGTCGAAAAGAGCCTTTGGGTGTCTACGCTTCAAAGACGCCATTTCTGCGGAAAAGGAAGTCTATTATCCGAGCAGAGCGAAAAGAGATCTAGAGGCCCGGCAAGCATATAGGACCATGCAGTCAATCGCCCGCGCCGCTGACAGTATTTACCTCATTGATATCTTGCGAGGAGGTTGGAAAAATGACGACGCACGCTTACGCCGAAACATATCTGAATGA
- a CDS encoding ATP-binding protein, whose amino-acid sequence MKLKADNLYCFDDFELDFSYPKKIVKSTIEYEYLEERPNFRFKRVNIIFGANASGKTSMGRLMRDIAGFIAGFPAPFGLGDKIADKAKTASCEFCFVFRLTLYRFYFTINDKTTLSAGLEATEIKNNDSFENAFSKLTEIAHFDSDDTFETKVNESARIIASLDAIRTCFSYHLYLSNLYEESQYALQASPDRNHLSETMDIVLRTFDQSILRVKKLEEAQESSYIEFKNGDKVLIQDGKVVNPSRLSSGTLEAIKIAHCVERIRSQTSAVFYIDEIFSRTQSDLEIAILSVMIELLGKQSQLFYTTHNTNILEMNLPMHAFLFLRKKNKVEAIDPGRVIKKNDRNLKIAVENDVLRTIPNTDLLDRLFEVTDEEKENL is encoded by the coding sequence ATGAAACTCAAAGCAGATAATTTGTATTGTTTTGATGACTTTGAACTTGATTTTTCCTATCCGAAGAAAATCGTAAAATCAACCATAGAATACGAATACCTGGAAGAAAGGCCAAATTTTCGTTTTAAACGGGTCAATATTATTTTTGGCGCCAATGCAAGCGGCAAGACGTCAATGGGACGATTGATGAGGGATATCGCTGGTTTTATTGCTGGATTTCCCGCTCCATTTGGATTGGGGGATAAAATAGCTGACAAAGCAAAGACAGCCTCATGTGAGTTTTGTTTTGTCTTTCGCCTGACACTTTACAGGTTTTATTTTACAATAAATGATAAAACAACGTTATCTGCGGGATTGGAAGCTACTGAAATCAAGAATAACGACTCCTTTGAGAACGCTTTTTCAAAGTTGACTGAAATTGCGCATTTTGATTCCGATGATACTTTTGAGACAAAGGTAAATGAAAGCGCCAGGATTATTGCCTCCCTGGATGCCATCAGAACGTGTTTCTCCTATCATTTGTATCTTTCCAATTTATATGAAGAATCACAGTACGCCTTGCAAGCCAGTCCGGATAGAAACCATTTGTCTGAAACCATGGATATTGTTTTGAGAACGTTTGATCAATCGATACTCCGTGTAAAGAAACTTGAAGAAGCGCAGGAATCTTCATACATAGAATTCAAAAACGGAGATAAAGTGTTGATTCAAGACGGCAAGGTTGTCAATCCTTCACGCTTGTCCAGCGGAACACTGGAGGCAATCAAAATCGCGCATTGTGTCGAACGGATACGTTCACAAACAAGCGCTGTTTTCTATATAGATGAGATTTTTTCCCGGACGCAAAGTGATCTTGAAATCGCAATTCTGAGCGTAATGATCGAATTGCTGGGAAAGCAATCGCAGCTTTTTTATACCACGCACAATACCAATATTCTGGAAATGAATCTGCCGATGCATGCATTCCTCTTCCTGAGAAAGAAAAATAAAGTGGAAGCCATCGACCCCGGTCGGGTAATCAAAAAAAACGACAGAAATCTCAAAATCGCTGTGGAAAATGATGTGCTTCGGACGATACCGAATACTGATTTATTGGATAGGCTTTTCGAGGTGACCGATGAAGAAAAGGAGAATTTATAG
- a CDS encoding DUF3990 domain-containing protein, producing the protein MQERIPHEYDIVSGAMANDQIWNYIADFISGILTREQFWVLAKFKYPTNQVAFCTERALSFVKFIGSYEVKS; encoded by the coding sequence TTGCAGGAGCGGATTCCTCACGAGTATGATATTGTCAGCGGCGCCATGGCAAACGATCAGATCTGGAATTACATCGCGGATTTTATTTCTGGCATATTGACAAGAGAACAGTTTTGGGTTCTCGCCAAATTCAAATACCCGACCAATCAAGTGGCGTTTTGCACAGAGCGCGCGTTGTCTTTCGTTAAATTTATAGGTTCCTACGAGGTGAAATCATGA
- a CDS encoding HRDC domain-containing protein codes for MKITDVLKKKFGYGMCRILPKNRKEFLDVSGVGKAKLDRYGDLFLEEIKNWKIENATKGAENGKKPN; via the coding sequence ATGAAAATCACGGACGTTTTAAAGAAAAAATTCGGATATGGCATGTGTCGGATTTTACCCAAAAACCGCAAAGAATTTCTCGATGTTTCCGGAGTGGGGAAAGCGAAACTTGACCGGTATGGCGACCTTTTCCTGGAAGAAATCAAAAACTGGAAGATAGAAAACGCAACAAAAGGAGCTGAAAATGGCAAAAAGCCGAATTGA
- a CDS encoding C-GCAxxG-C-C family protein has protein sequence MAKSRIDTAIQNHNKNYNCCQSIVCAYSDLAGIPAKDAFRMTEGLGSGVGVYSICGAVSAMAVLAGLLNSDGDLDAPATKKSTYEIDQRLIELFRDKHGSIDCVDLKGIREGSAPIRSCMGCIVDCARIVEENLFPGRFDPYAGEEY, from the coding sequence ATGGCAAAAAGCCGAATTGACACCGCGATTCAAAATCACAACAAAAATTACAACTGCTGTCAGTCTATCGTCTGCGCATACTCGGATCTCGCCGGGATTCCCGCGAAAGACGCTTTTCGCATGACGGAAGGCCTGGGTTCGGGCGTCGGCGTGTATTCCATCTGCGGCGCCGTCAGCGCCATGGCGGTACTGGCTGGGCTTCTTAACAGCGACGGGGATCTGGACGCGCCCGCGACCAAGAAAAGCACCTATGAAATTGATCAGCGCTTGATTGAGCTTTTCCGCGACAAGCACGGATCCATCGACTGCGTGGATCTGAAGGGAATCCGGGAAGGTTCCGCGCCCATTCGCAGCTGCATGGGCTGCATCGTGGACTGCGCCCGCATTGTGGAGGAAAACCTCTTTCCCGGGCGGTTTGACCCCTACGCGGGGGAGGAGTATTGA